One Trichosurus vulpecula isolate mTriVul1 chromosome 7, mTriVul1.pri, whole genome shotgun sequence genomic region harbors:
- the LOC118857590 gene encoding 60S acidic ribosomal protein P1-like yields the protein MVISELACIYMLHDNEVTVAEDKINVLIKAAGINVGPFWPGIFEKTLSDVNIASLICNVGVGGPAPAADGAAPASTAVPTEERKKEEAKKKKKNPRSSMMT from the coding sequence ATGGTCATCTCTGAGCTCGCTTGCATCTACATGCTTCATGACAATGAGGTTACAGTCGCAGAGGATAAAATCAATGTCCTCATTAAAGCAGCAGGTATAAATGTTGGACCATTCTGGCCTGGCATATTTGAAAAGACCTTGTCTGATGTAAACATTGCAAGTCTTATCTGCAATGTAGGAGTTGGTGGACCTGCCCCAGCAGCTGATGGTGCTGCCCCTGCTAGTACAGCTGTCCCAactgaggagaggaagaaagaagaagcaaaaaagaagaagaagaatccaaGGAGCTCAATGATGACATAG